A genomic window from Silene latifolia isolate original U9 population chromosome Y, ASM4854445v1, whole genome shotgun sequence includes:
- the LOC141630004 gene encoding protein FAR1-RELATED SEQUENCE 5-like: MIEFRYNGDGYVVFQFREWHNHRLCSLRNQQFQKKHRHLHLYHKKTIIDHSRVNQGPTRAFRNVKEYVDGYENVGAQLVDFKNFGRDIKCFIGDRDAQLFVNYFEDKRDTTKGFYFAYEVDSGKCLVRAFWCNAESPRNYALFGDYITYDPTYSTNKYCMLFTPFTGVDHHKRSVTFASALLFHEDEDSFTWVFQKFLDARTARATLYNN; this comes from the coding sequence ATGATTGAGTTTCGCTATAATGGGGATGGTTATGTTGTTTTTCAGTTTCGTGAGTGGCATAATCACCGTCTTTGTTCACTTAGAAATCAACAGTTTCAAAAAAAACACAGGCACCTCCATCTTTACCATAAAAAGACAATTATTGATCATTCAAGGGTTAATCAAGGGCCAACAAGGGCATTTAGAAATGTCAAGGAATATGTAGATGGCTATGAGAATGTTGGAGCTCAACTGGTTGATTTTAAGAATTTTGGAAGGGATATCAAATGTTTCATAGGAGACCGGGATGCTCAACTGTTTGTTAACTATTTTGAGGATAAACGTGATACCACTAAAGGTTTTTACTTTGCTTATGAGGTGGATTCTGGTAAATGCTTGGTTCGTGCGTTTTGGTGTAATGCAGAGTCTCCTAGAAACTATGCTTTGTTTGGTGATTACATCACTTACGATCCAACTTACAGTACGAATAAGTATTGTATGCTTTTCACTCCTTTTACTGGCGTAGACCACCACAAAAGGTCAGTTACTTTTGCTTCTGCGTTGCTATTTCATGAGGATGAAGATTCGTTCACATGGGTCTTTCAAAAGTTCCTTGATGCTAGGACAGCGAGAGCCACAC